Genomic window (Dehalococcoidia bacterium):
CCTGGGGCGACCAGCACTGGCCGCGGCATAAGCCGCTCAAACTGGCTCGCGATGAAGCGGCCAGTATCCAGCGTTACGCGGTCATGCTCGTAAAGGTCGCCGCCCACTGTGAGGGCGTCCACGTCGTGTTCCAGGGCGAGGTCGACGATGCGACGCAAGGCGGCGCGGAGCTCCTCGCGACGCCTGCTGGCCTCACTTGAGGCCATCCCCACGCCGGCGAACGACGAGTCCAGATGCAGGTCTGCGAAGTGAAGGATGCGAGCCATAGGCACTGTCCCACAGGCTGCTGCTCCACATTTCCCCGAGGACTGGGCACGGTCGGTGTCACTGCTCCTTTCCGAATTCGAGCTTCGCGCAGGCCTTTCTTAGCGCGTCGTTAAGCTTTGCTAGCTGCTCCTGCGATGGCTCAGCACGCTGTCCCAACTCCAGGCGCAAGACGAAGCGCAGATCTAGCCCAGCGCCTGCGTTGACGATCTCAGGGAGACCATCTACCAGATCCTGGAGCTCGGCGGGTTCGAGTTCAGCCTCTGCCACGTGTCGCCTGGGGAATGATGGAGGTGGCGCCTCTTCCGGCACGCGCAGGCGCACATTCGTAGCCTCCGGCCAATCACACGGCCACGGCCCCGAATCCGGCGTGCGCTCCAAGAGCCGGCCGCGGATAGCCGCGTCGATGGCGGAGCGGACGATGGTCCAGGGCAGCGTCTTACCAGCAACGACAGAGAGGGCGTCACCGACCGAGGCCGCTGTGGTGACAGGGTCCCTCCATGCTGCCTCTAGGTTCTGGGGGAGCACGGCAGTGGCCGGGAGGTCTGTCGGGGGCGGGTGTAGCACCGCGGTCTCGCTCAGGACTCCGTAGGGAATTTCCTCGCGGTACAGGCTGGCCGGACCTGCCGTGAGCCAGACCGACCCCGCCCTGACCGCTTCGTGAATCGCTTCCTCCACAACTTCTTTGGCTGCCCTGGGGACAGGGAAGACCTCTTCGTAGCCTTCGCGCATCACTTTGCACGTGTGGGATCCGTCGAAGAAGGACAATACATCGCCCACTGCTATCGATTCTGCCGCTTCCGGCCACAGTCCGGGCAGCGCGCCAGGGGCCAGGAGTCCCCCGTCAAGGTGTGTGAGCTCAGAGGCCTCAGGCAGAGCAACCTCGAGGTCCCGCTCTGTAAGGTCATTCTCGGTAGGGTGAGACCGCCAGATGGTACGGACGCTCTTATCGGGACGCGTCAGACGCAGCACGAAGTATCCCTGTTGGCAGCCGAGGGCCAGCGTGTCGACAATATCCTTCTGTCGAAGCATCTTGGGTAGATGCGGGAACTGGGCGAAAGCGCGAGTTAGGTCACTCGCGCGCCGTGAGGTCTCCCCATCTCGCCAGAGCGCGTATGGACCATCGGGCAGGAGGGCCTCCGGGCTAATCGCTGATTCCTGGATTCGTGAGCGCTTGTCGTTCTTGATGGTTTCGAACACCGGCTCACTGTTGGGCGTGATCCGGAACGCCTCTACTTCGCCCTTGGCTGACACGGCGACCACGATGCAATAGGCTTGGACGATGGCGTCGGGGATTCTCTTCCGGGCTTCATCGGTGTACGCCGCGAGCAGCGTCTTTCTGAGTTCGTCGAAGTCCTTCGCTTCTCGCAGATTCCTAACCTCTTCCCAGCCAAGATAGTCCCGTGCACGACTTCGCACTAGCTCAAGCCCATCTTTGGAAGGGACGACCAGTAGGATGGCGTTGCGGTACACGCGTGGCCGGTCAGGGCCCGTCGTCTCATCGATGAAGCGCCGTGCCTCTGAACTTGGCTTGCCGGACTCGGAGGCTGCTCGGGGACCGAGAACTACATAGTGAAACTCGCCGTCATCCTCGACGTCGCGGGGCCGCTCCGGTACGTTGTGCACCCGAGCACCAGCAGCCGAGGCGCCGGCAGTTAGACGTCTCTCCTTGGCGATCAGGTCCCGTATGCTCACCTCAATAACGTCCGCAGGCACGCGGGCGCAAGCATCGCTGTGCATCTGACGTAGGTTCGGCTTGGTCCCGAGACGCCACCACTTTGGCAACTCCTCTACCGATGCCGTGCCGTTGCCTCCGTTCGTCTCCGCAATCGCCGCCTCGTCAAGGAAGTAGGAGACCTCGGTCCACCGCCGCAACGCCTTTTCCAACTCGATCTTGTCCGCCTTTGCTGCTCCGAGCAGAACCAGCAGATCGCGGGTCAACGCTCGCTGGCCGATGGGCTGCGAGTGAAGGAAGGTTCCCATCACAGCTTGTTCAACCTCGCGTTCCTTGAGTGCCCGAAACTCCTGCTGGACGTCACGGGCCTTCGCAAGCTCTCCCTCCAGGATGGCCGACCACTCCTGCCGCTTACCTTCGTACTCCTCCGTCGCAGCAATGGAGGCCAATTCGCGGGCCGCCTCAGAGAGACCGGTCTGACCCGGAGCGTTGAGGAGCACGTTCGTGCCGACCAACGGAGAGGTATCCCACTTCTCCGCGTCCCGAAGGGCCATGGCAAACGTCCGGAGCACTCCGCGGGTGCGCTGGAATCCCTCGAGCTGCGTCCACTTGGTATAGAACGCCTCGGTTAATTCAGGGTGGAAGGGGTAGCTGGCAAGGTAACGCTCCTCCTCCCCCTGCCGGTTCTTCCGCGTCCCCTCGTCCAGCGCCTGGATGCCGTCAAGGGCGGCGACCACGTGCGGACGGAACGTTTCCCGGTCGCGGATGGAATCGGCCGTGAAGAACCGACGGCGCAGCACCTCAGCCACATCCTGCTTCTCCACCGGCTGGACGCCCTCTTCTTTCTCTCGACGAAAGACGTCGTATAGCTCCTTGGCGATTTCCTTGCCGAGTTCGTCGCTCTTGCGCGGATCAGTGGCAAGCAGCGACGCGACGACGCACGCTCGGTCGACCTTGGTTGCCGCCTGGGTAAGGGCCTGGAAGAAGTCCTGGAGGCGGTGGCGCCACTGCGGATCCAGGCCCACCTTCTCGCGGGCGAACATCAGCACCTCATCGATAAGCACGAGAGTGGTCAGCCCGTCCTTGGAGGGAAATGCCAGAAGATCCCGTAGTAGGTTCTCCGCCGGGGGAGCCTCGCGCTCCTCGTCCTTGTCTTCCGCATGGAGGAGACGCAGGCCATCCGCGCCGGCGATCTGGAAGGCGAGCACGCTCCACGGGTGCCGGAGCCAACGCGACTCTCTGTTCGGTCCATGCACCTCCATCCCCTTCTCCACGTCCAGCTTATCGAAGCATAGAGCGGCGACGCGCGCCTTGGGCGGCGTGACGCCCCCTGCGTGCTGGATGAACTCGTGGATGGCGGGTAGGTCCGGCAGGCTTCCCGGCTCGTTCACCAGGTGATAGAGGGTGATGAGGGCGTGGGTCTTGCCGCCGCCGTAAGTCAGCTCTAGCTGACGCACGGCCTTCTCGTTCTTGCCCGCGAGCCGCTGTAGGACATCCTTGACCAGCTCCCGTAGGTTAAAGGTGGGGTATGTGAGGGCGAAGAACTGTTGGGGGTCTTGGTAAATCGGCCGCGCCCGTCCCATAACCACGTCGTACAGGTCGGCGGCGAAGATGCTGAGGGTGAGTTCACCCGTCCGGAGGTCGTCCCGCAAGGTCACGACCTGATGCCACGGCGTGTATGTTGACTTTACCATCCTACCCGCCTCCTTCGCGCGAGCCTTCAAGGTTGAGCCGCATCTGGGGATGGGCGCCGCGGGCGGCGACGTGGTTCATGACGGCCTCCAGGAGCGCCCGCTCCTCCGGCTGGTTGTCCTTGCGCGCCAGCTCGACCAGGGCCTGGAGCAGACGTGGGAAGAGCGCGTTTCCGCGAAGGCCACGGTCCTCGATGTAGGCGTCTACCTTCTGGACGTCGCCCTCGCGCCAGAGGCGCATGATGCGGTGCACCTGGTCGATGAGCGGCGCCGGTCGGCCCTCCGCGTCCAGGCCCAGCGACTTGCCCCGGCGCTGGTCCCAGCGCTTGAGCCGCACCTTGCTACCGCTTCCCCGCTCCTCCGGCTCTTCGTCCCCCTCTTCGTCCTCTTCCTCCTCGTCCTCGGTTGCCGAGCCGCTGGTGAACGCGACGAGATCGTAGCGGTCGGCCAGGTCGCGGTCGCGGAGGCTGCACGACTGCGCGTAGAGGATGCAGGCACCGACTGGCGCCTCGGCGAAGCCGAAGTCGTGGCGGTGGAGCAGGTAGTAGATGGTCGGGTTATCCAGGCTGGCGGCCTCCTCGCTCTCGCCGTCGCGAGAGAGGACGCGGCCCACCACGTAGTCCACCACGATACGGCGGACGTGGTGCAGAAACTCCGAGACGGTGAGGACGGCGTTGGGCTCGTCGGCTTTCTTGACCACGGGGTGCTTGCTGTAGGCCTCCAGGGCGGGGCCGGTGGCGGACCAGACGAAGTCCGGGCCACGGATGCCGGCGTCCCAGAAGTCGCGGAGCCGCTGATAGATGTTGGTGCGCATCTCCTCCAGCACCTGGGTGTCCCAGCCGGGCCGCGCCGTCTCCGGCCGCTTCCGGCATACGAGCCAGACGGATGAAGCCAGTGCCGCCGATCCATGTGCTCTTGATCTGTTGCTCATCTCTGTCTGAATAGGCCAACTTCCATTGACGACAAACCCGGCCCGAATCATTGAAGAGACCAATGTCTCCCAGGCTTCCGGCTGTTTGTTCGCGAAGACTATTACCATCTTTCCGTTTGGCTCCAGAACCTCTTGGCAAGCCCGAAATGCGCGAAACATGCCATCTTCGTATGCTGCCTTGGATTGACGGGCATCGCCCCCAAAGCGGCTGGCATCGTCTATCAACTCCCCGTCATTTTGAGAGTGGTTCCACTTCGGGCCTAGTGCGTCTTGGAGCGCTGAATCTGTTTGAGGTGAAAGACCGTACAAGGCTCGCCGAAGCCAGACATAAAAGAAATCCATCAGGTCCGAATAGGGAATAGCGTCATAGTAGGGAGGATCAGTGACGACGACGTCAAAGCAACCGACCTCAGGGCTTGTCGAAGCGGAACACGCAAGGGGTGTTGGCGCAGGCTTTCGCATGGCAGCGCTGGAGCAGTGTGCAGCGCACTCAGCAACCCACTCCAAGCAGGACAGGTAATTGCCTGTGGTGTCTGAAAGAGGATTGCCTTCACAGAAATCCCACAATATGGGTAATGCGAAGCGGGTGAACGTGCTGTTTACCTTTGTATAGCCCACGTCCCAGCGGCACAAAGCCGATGACCGATCCGCAAGTTTATCCACGCCGATGCCCAAGTACGCCCCCACCGCCTCCACCCACTCCGGCGGGTAGCCCTCGGCGCGCATGGCATCGCGGGCGGCACGCGTGTGCTTCACGAACGTGCCCAGGGCCACGAGCTGGCGCGGCGTGAAAAGCTTGTACCACTGGTCGAAGCCATAGAGCGGTACGCGAAAGCCCAGGGCCTCCTTGGTAGGCAGGGGCTCCGTCGGCAGTCCAAAGGGGACATCCTGGAAGGTGGACTCGACGCAGCCGGTGGCCTCCTCGGCAGCGCGGAGCTCCTCGTTGGCGGGTAGGCGGTACTCCTTGCCCTTGGCCGCGTCCACTACCACAGCGGTCATTTGCGCGCCAAGGTTCCCATTCATACCCTCGGCGCGGATGTCCTCCATGGTCATCGCCACAGTGCCGGGGCCGCCACAGACTGGGCACCAGGCGCCGGAACGGGACATGGTCCCCCGCCCCACACGGCGGTCGTGGGCGCGCTGCTGGGCGCCGTTCCCCCCCACCCTGGGTTCCTCCACCACCTCGAAGTCCACGCCGGAGCGGTCGGTCCGCGGCACGAGCTTCAGCCGGACACGCTTCTTCTCCTTGCGGCACAGCCACAGCGTTTTGAGCAGGGGCAAGGTGGCGCGGCAGTTCTTACAGGTGACGGTCCGCGCCCAGAGGTAGGCCACCGTCGGCTTCCCCTCCACCGTGGGGTAGAAGCGCTCCAGGTCGGCCCGGGCGCGCTGGAGCACCCAGTGGCCCCAGGCGCGCACGTGCCAGGCCAGGTCGGCCTCCGGCGGCTCCAGCATCTGCGCCTGCTGGCCCTCGTCCCTTCGTCCGCGCCCCTTCTTCGCCCTGCCGGTCTGCTTCAGGTACTCCGCCATGAACTCCGGCGACTCGAGCGCGAATTTCGGCAGCGGGCGCGTCTGGCCGGCGAGCCGTTGCGGATACTCCAGGGTGCACTTCAGGATGAACCACGCGACGGGATTGATGTCGATCGCCGTGGCCTCGCAGCCCAGTCGCATCGCCTCCAGGGGGATGGCCCCACCCCCGGCGAAGGGGTCGAGGACCCGGGGCGGGCGGCCATAGACCTTACGGATCTCCTCGCGGAAGAACTCGAGGTCGGGCCCATTCTCGCGTCCCCAGTGGAGGATGCCGCCGACCGTCTCCTCCTTCACCACCGGCACCTCGCGGCCGCCGACGCGCTTGGTGGTGTTCTTGGTCACGACCTTGCCGCCGAGCCGCTCGAGGAGGCGCTGGCGTTCGACGTTGTTGCCGGGGTCGGGCAGGAGCGTGGCGATGAGGGCCGCGCGGCAGGCGGCCAGCGGGCGTCGCGCCGGCCAGATGTGGAGCGTCGAGATGTGGCCGTGGCGCACGTTCTTCTCGTGCACGGAGTCCAGCGACGCCTGCTTCAGCGGGAACGCGACTTCGATGAGGCGAGGGCGGTCGTCAAGGGTCATTGGGGTCTCCTGCTTGATGAAGGCTCTTGGTAGTCAAAGAGCCATATTTTTGCGCTATATCCACGATGTGTGTCTAGTGTTTCAGTAACATGAGAGGCAACTCGATTTGCCAAGCAACGTTTCGGCTCCGCTATCGATCCGTCAGCTGACGCGGTAATGGCACCTAGCAATACGTCGGTCAATTGAATAAGGTCGTTAGATCTGGATTCCTCAACAACATTCAACTTATAGATGTTGCGACCTTCCAACCCCCAACTTCCACGCCTAGACTTGTTTATTCGATACCACAGACCTGCCCAGCGTGAGCGGCGTCGAAGGCTTACGCCGTCGACCCAGACATAGCACCCCGTGCGTGGAGGTACGACTCTCATAAGAAAATGCCTGTATACGTTGAAGAAGCCTTCCTCTCTTCGCCTACTTATCGACGAACGCGGCGCTCGCATCACCAAAAAGCGACATGCCTTATCCCCTAGAAACACCTCAACCCATTCCTGGTACGCGTTCAGGAACTTTCTTGAAACTTTAGTCCACTTCATCTCTGCCGTGAGTTTTTCTTTCGTCCTGATACTTGCCAACTTTTCACGGATAATCTCGGAGCGCCTGTAAGAACAGCGCAGGCAACCCAGGTAGATATACGGGCTTCCATGCATGCCCGTCTCGTCACAGAATATAGCGGGAACATAAGGAAATCCTGTAGGCATTAGATTGTGTCCTCTGCCGCCTCAAACACGCTTGCCTCGTCTATCACCACGCCTCCTTTAGCCCGCACCAGGAGCTTCGCAAAGGGGTCTCGAATGCGCAAGAGCCGCGGGTGGGTAGCGGCGCAGTCGTACACAACGTAGAGCCAGTACTGCTGGCGCAGATTGGCGGCCTGGGCCCACTCGTTCTCGGAGAGCTGGACATCGCCCACGGCGCGACGGCCCTTCACCTCGATGCACCGCTCTTCTCCGTCAGATCGGCGCGAGAGGAGGTCGAAGCCCACCTTCTGGAGAGGATCGGACACATCGTGCACGGTAGCGCCCAGGGATTCCTCATAGGCCCGCGCCACGCGCATCGCTATCTGCTCGATCTCGCGGTCATGGCGTTCGCGCTCGTCGGGATCGCTGGACGGCAGTACCAGGGCGTGGGCCAGGAAGGCGATGCCGTTGGCGTCAACGAGTTCCGGCTCCCGGCGCAGGATCGCGAGGGCGCGGTCCCGCTGGACAGCCAGATCCGTCTGCTTTCTGCGCACCTCTTCCAGCGCCCGCCGCGCCGGGGCGTCGCCGGCGTCCGCCCGCTCCCGCAAGCGGGTTCGGGTCCCGAGGAGCTCCGCCTCCTGGTAGTCGAATCCCGCTTGCAGGAACGCCTCCCGCTCCGGGATCGAAGCGGCGAGGCCAGCGGCGATCCGCTCGGCCGCAGGACGCGCGATGGTGTCCATAAGATGCGCTCTGGCGGCTTCGATGGCTTCCGTGACCTGACCCATGGGCGGCAGGGCTGTGGGCGGCACCCGCTTCGCAAGCTGAAGGACCATGGGTAGCTCGACAGGGCAGGCGCATGTCGTCCCGTCGAAGGTCTGCGTAATGGCAGCCAGCCGCACGTCGAGCGTCTGTTCTGACCCAAAGGCTTCAGGGTAGTCCGGGTCGGCGCGGCGCACCGTAGAGACGAGGGCCAGGTGGTAAAGGTAGGGCTCCGTGGCGTAGGGATCGATGAAGGCAGCGCCACGGAGCGCGTCTGCTGCAAAGCGTTCAGAGAAGAAGGCCCGATAACGGTCGAAGAACGGCTCGCCCGGCCGCAAGAACAGGACATCATCGGTCGGTTCCGGCTTGTTGACGGTCAGAGGGAGTGCCATGCCGCCCGTCGCGTCCTCCATCGCTAGCGTAAGAGGGAGCGGCAAGCGTTTGAGCCAGAACCGGCCGTCCAAATCGCCTTCGATGTTCACCCCAAGGTAGGGCGCGGACTTCTCCAGAAAGTGTCTGACGTAACCGGGGAGTAGCCGATGCAGCTGGTCCTGGTCCCGCTGCGCCCGAAGCGTGGGAAGCTGCGACGCGACGTCGCCGCCTGTGGCGCGAAGCTTCGCGTCGGCCTCCTCGATGGCTGTCACCTGCTCCTTAGTAAGGGTGCCTTCGATCTTGGCGATACTCTCATCCTCTTCGCCCTCCACCACAGCCCTCATGATGAGCTCGCTCAGGGAGATGCCTTGGAACTGCCGGCCGATCACGTCGAACACCTTGTCGGACCCCAGTTCCCTGCGAATGCGTTCGAGCTTTTCCAGCAGCGTCCTGAGAACCCTACCCTCACGTGTCTTCCCTGCCACCAGGTTGATAAGAACGACGGGATCATGCCGTTGCTTATAGCGGTGGATCCGGCCCATACGCTGCTCAATACGGGCGGGGTTCCAGGGGATGTCGTAGTTCACCATGATCCAGCAGAACTGGAGGTTGATGCCCTCGCCTGCGGCGTCGGTCGCCACCATGAACCGGCAGCGGGTCCGAAACGCCTCCATCTGAGCCTCGCGCTCCTGGTAGGGCATCCCACCGTGGATGCGCGCGATCTCCTCTGTGTAACCCATCCCCTCCAGGCGACGGACCAGGAACTCCATGGTGTCCCGATGCTCGGTGAAGATCAGTAGCTTCTCTCCCTTGAACCGCTCATCGTGGATGACTTCCCGCAGCTTCTCGAACTTCGACTCGTCCCCCGTCTCATGGGCGCGCTGCGCAAGGTCCAGGAGTTGCAGCACCTCCAGTCGCTCCGCCTCGAGTTCCGCCAGGGTCGTGGCAGCGGTGGCGCCCATGGCTGCTTCCTCAGCGACATCCCGCGCCTCCCGCCCATCCTCAGGCTCTTCCTCCTCGCTGGTCATCTCCTCTTCGATGTCGCGGAGCCTGAGGCGTGCTTGCTCCGCTGCGAGCCGCTCCTCGGTCAGCTCCCGGACAGAGAAGGCCCGAATGTATTCGCCCAGCCGGTCGCGTCGCCGCTCCAGCGACCGAAGCAGGGCCCAGGTGGAACTCGCGGCGCGGCGCTGTAGGACGCTCATCGCGAGCCGAGCGGCCGAGCGGTTTAGAAAGCGGGCTCGGTTGAAGTGCGTGCGCACGTAGGAGGTCAACTGGTCATAGAGCTCCTTTTCCACGGGGGAAAGATCATAGTTGACGGTTGTGCTTTCTCGAGACGGGTAAAGACGGCTCCCGTCGAACCGCACCATTTCCTCCTTCGTGCGGCGGACAAAGTGCCGCGCCCTCGCCTCAGGGGGGAAGCTGTTGAATGCATCGACCGTTTTCAGCGCGTTCGGCTCTAGCAGCCGCCATAGGGCGTAGTACGGAAAGTCTTTCCCCATGTGGGGAGTAGCAGTCAGTAACAGCAGGTGGTGCGCGTGCCATGAGAGGTGGCGCGGCGGGTGGCTCTCCTGCAGCGGCTCCGCGCCCGCTAGAAGTTCAGCCAGCTTGTAGCGGTCGGTCGTCTCGTAGGTGCCATCGGCGTTCCTGATAGCTGTCAGTTTGTGAGCCTCGTCGAAGACCACCAGGTCATAGGGCACAGTGTGAGGTTGAGCCAACCGCTCGTAGGCCCGATCGGCGGCTAGAGTGTCGACGCTCACTACCACGAGGTCGCTTCCTGGGCCTGAAAACGGGTTGTCAGTCCGACAGTCGAAGCCTGTTACCTCTCGACAATGCAACGAGAACAGAACCCGCATCTCGCGCTTCCAGTTCCCGACAAGGCCAGCTGGAGAGACGATGAGTACGCGACGTACTAAGTGCCGGCTCAGCATTTCCCGCACATACAAGCCAGCCATGATCGTCTTCCCTGCCCCGGCATCGTCCGCAAGGAGCATGCGGAGGCGAGGCTGAGTCAGCATCCTCTGATAGACCGCAATAATCTGGTGCGGGAGCGGGTCGATGAGGGCGGTCTCGGTGCCGAACGTTGGGCTGAAGAGATGACCGTAGCGGAGACGCTCGCCCTCCACGAACAGGCGGACCAGTCCGGGGTCAACCCTGAAGTCGGGGCTTGGCCATTGGCCCGCCGCAGCGTATACGGCCAACGGCTCGCCAACGCGGGCGTGCCCAAGCCGGCGATCCACGTTCCCAAGGGCCGTTGTTGCACTCGCCGCCAGCGTGGTCAGCGCCTTGACGGCAAGCCTGTTCGGGCGCGACTGGCCATTCTCCCACCGACTGATCGTGACTACCGTCACGCCTAGACGCTCGGCGAGTTGGCTTTGCGTAAGCCCTAGCTCAGTCCGAAGACCTCTGATCCACTCTGGTGAACCGACAGAAGCGGTAACCATCTGCCCCCTGACGAAGTAGACTTAACAAACTATAACATCCGCCACAGTCAATTTCAACGTCTGCCCAATTGGCGTTCTGTCCTCGCTGCGGCTGCCCTTTTGACAGGTAACTGCCAGCGGCGAAGTCAAGGCCGAAGCCCCGTGAGGCGTCCAGACAAAGTCGGGAGCCTTGACGAGCCGCTACAATGCATTGGGCAAAGGGTAGCCAGCCCTCCATCCCCCGGACGGGCCTTGCAAGCCAATCGTCATATATCTATTCGTGCTCTCCGGCACATGATCTCAGTCCGATGGGGGCGCTCAATCAAAAAATGGGCCTCTTTCCCGGCCATGTTGCCAAGGAGCTACCCCCGTTCCTCATAGGGACGTCCGGTCTTCACCACGAAATAGGCGATGGTCAGCAGCTTGCGTGCCAGCGCTGTTATCGCCGTCTGCGATCCGTGCCGCGCCTGGATGCGTCGGTACTACTGCCCCGGCGAACGCTGGTTCTGGCCCGTCCTAGCCGCTGCCTCGGTGAAGGTCCACCTCAGCAAGGAGGAGCCTTGCTGGTGATGTGTCCGAGATGCACCCTGCCGCCTGAGGCCCGTACCCGAGGGGCCAGGCCGGCAAAGGACACCAACTTCGCCGCATCTGGGAACCTGTGGAGACCCCTAACCTCGGCCAGGAAAAGCAGGGCAGTGAGGGGCCCAATGCCTGGGATAGTCATGAGCAGCCTGGCTCTGGGGTCTTGCCGGGCCTGGCCGTAAACCTCCGCCGTCACCTCCCGAACATCAGCCTGCAGCGAGTCCAGAATGGCGAGATAACGTTCCACAATCCGTCGGTGCCCCCTCAAGAGAGGCTGGCGAAGATAGGTGAGGTCCTCCTTCAGGGCGTCTACCTGTACGCAGTGCTGTCTGACGAAGCGACGTTGCGGTCTCCAGAGCAACACGGTGGGCCAGAACGGACTGCTGGTGACGCGAGGCTCGAGGCAGCGCCGGATGACAGGACCTGCGAAGGCCGACGCGAGACGCAGGGCCCTTCTGGGGATGGTGCTTCGGCATGTGGCTAACAGGTGTAAGGCGCATGACTGCTTGCATCGGCCGTGGCCCAATGCTAGTATTGATGCGACACCATAGTGTCATAGAGAGCGCAGTGGCCAGGATCACCCTTCGACTCCCGGACGACCTGCACCGGCGCCTGCATGATGCCTGCCGGCGAACGGGCAACTCGCTGAATCAGACTATCGTAGCGGCCCTAGCGCAGGCGCTCGGTCGTGGCGATCAGGTGCCCGAAAGGAATAGCGCCCTCATGGAGCAGCTATCGCATATCAAAACGGCCCTGGGGGAAATAACAGTGGACATCGAGGTCAGCCGCTTCCCGGCCCAGTTTCCTCCTGAGGAGGAAATGCCGAGCCGTGAGGAGCTGGTCGCGTTGCTGCCCACGCTGTCTCCTCCCCTGTCTTCGACCATTTTGGAGGAGCGGAGAGAACGCGTCTGAACCGATGCCGCTGCACTATCTGGACACGAGCGCCCTGGTCAAACGATACCTGCCGGAACCAGGCTCGGGTTGGGTCAACTCGCTGGTCTCGTCCGAGCCTGTCGCGGTTCCACTGCTGGCTGCTGTTGAGCTGGCGTCAGCGCTGGCCCGCCGAACGCGTGAAGGTGACTTGACTTCGGAACAGCGGGACATTGTGTTCCGCTCCTTCGTTGCTGACGCCAGGGAGTACGTGATGCTGGCGGTAACGCAGGGCGTTACAGAGGACGCTGCTTCCATGCTCCTCACAAGTCCACCCTCGGTGGCGCTGCGAACGTTGGACGCGCTTCACCTGGCGGGGGCGCGCGTGGCCTTCGCCAACGCTCGACGGCGCGGCCTGGAGACTGGAGCCTTCGTAACCGCAGACAGGGCGCTGGCTCAAGCCGCAGCCTGGGCTGGGCTGACCGCGATCAACCCGGAAGATTACGCGTGACCGACGAGAATGGGACCAGAGGAGGCACAGACATGAGGTGTGCGATCTACACCAGAGTCTCCACGGACGAACAGGCGAGGAGCGAATACAGTTCGCTGGAGCGACAGAAAGAAGTATGCGCCAGCTACATCGAAATCCAGAAAGAAAAAGGCTGGCATCTCGCTGGCGTCTACGAGGATGGCGGCTAGTCTGGGAAAGATCTCAGCCGCCCGGGCCTTCAAGAACTCCTGCAGGACGTCAGGGACCGCAAGATTGACGTCGTGGTCACCTACAAGATTGACCGCATCTCGCGGTCTCTGAAGGATTTCTACGAGTTCTGGGAGGTGCTGAAGGAGCACGGCGTCTCGTTCGTCTCGGCGACGCAGCACTTCGACACCTCGGACTCGACTGGAATGCTCATGCTGAACATCCTCCTCAGCTTCGCCCAGTTCGAGCGGGAGCTCACGAGGGAGAGAACGCTGAGCAAGATGGCGGGCCGGGCAGAAAGGGGATTGTGGAACGGCGGCTACGTGCCCATCGGATTTGACTATTCGCGGCAGACCCAGCAGCTTCGGCGCAACGAGCGTGAGGCCGAGACCGTAACATTCGTCTTTCGGCGTCTGGTCGAGACCCGTTCTCCCCGCGCGGTAGCCAACGAGGCCAACAGCCTCGGTTACCGAACGAAGATGCGCACCGTCGTTAGGCGCCAAGGGTCCAGCCAAGAGGTAGGTGGTAAGCGCTTCGACGAGGACACGGTGAAGGCGATTGTGCGCAACCCCATCTACAAAGGCTTTATCCGCTACAACGGCGACCTCTACCCGGGCAACCACGAACCCATCGTCGATCAGGAGACCTGGGAGCAAGCGAATAGAGCTATCGGGAATGGCCGAGAGGGCAACGGCCTCCACTACAAGGATGACCATGTGCACCTCTTGAAGGGCATCCTGCGGTGCGGCGCGTGTGGACTGGCAATGACTCCGTATCCTTCGGGTAAGAAGACGAAAGACGGGAGGCCCTACCTGTACTACGCATGCACTTCCGTAACACAGGACGGCAGCCACTCGGGGTGTTCGGTGCGCGCCTTGCCGGCACGGGAGTTCGAAGCCCTAATCAAGCAGGTTCTGAC
Coding sequences:
- a CDS encoding DUF499 domain-containing protein, yielding MVKSTYTPWHQVVTLRDDLRTGELTLSIFAADLYDVVMGRARPIYQDPQQFFALTYPTFNLRELVKDVLQRLAGKNEKAVRQLELTYGGGKTHALITLYHLVNEPGSLPDLPAIHEFIQHAGGVTPPKARVAALCFDKLDVEKGMEVHGPNRESRWLRHPWSVLAFQIAGADGLRLLHAEDKDEEREAPPAENLLRDLLAFPSKDGLTTLVLIDEVLMFAREKVGLDPQWRHRLQDFFQALTQAATKVDRACVVASLLATDPRKSDELGKEIAKELYDVFRREKEEGVQPVEKQDVAEVLRRRFFTADSIRDRETFRPHVVAALDGIQALDEGTRKNRQGEEERYLASYPFHPELTEAFYTKWTQLEGFQRTRGVLRTFAMALRDAEKWDTSPLVGTNVLLNAPGQTGLSEAARELASIAATEEYEGKRQEWSAILEGELAKARDVQQEFRALKEREVEQAVMGTFLHSQPIGQRALTRDLLVLLGAAKADKIELEKALRRWTEVSYFLDEAAIAETNGGNGTASVEELPKWWRLGTKPNLRQMHSDACARVPADVIEVSIRDLIAKERRLTAGASAAGARVHNVPERPRDVEDDGEFHYVVLGPRAASESGKPSSEARRFIDETTGPDRPRVYRNAILLVVPSKDGLELVRSRARDYLGWEEVRNLREAKDFDELRKTLLAAYTDEARKRIPDAIVQAYCIVVAVSAKGEVEAFRITPNSEPVFETIKNDKRSRIQESAISPEALLPDGPYALWRDGETSRRASDLTRAFAQFPHLPKMLRQKDIVDTLALGCQQGYFVLRLTRPDKSVRTIWRSHPTENDLTERDLEVALPEASELTHLDGGLLAPGALPGLWPEAAESIAVGDVLSFFDGSHTCKVMREGYEEVFPVPRAAKEVVEEAIHEAVRAGSVWLTAGPASLYREEIPYGVLSETAVLHPPPTDLPATAVLPQNLEAAWRDPVTTAASVGDALSVVAGKTLPWTIVRSAIDAAIRGRLLERTPDSGPWPCDWPEATNVRLRVPEEAPPPSFPRRHVAEAELEPAELQDLVDGLPEIVNAGAGLDLRFVLRLELGQRAEPSQEQLAKLNDALRKACAKLEFGKEQ
- a CDS encoding DUF1156 domain-containing protein, whose amino-acid sequence is MTLDDRPRLIEVAFPLKQASLDSVHEKNVRHGHISTLHIWPARRPLAACRAALIATLLPDPGNNVERQRLLERLGGKVVTKNTTKRVGGREVPVVKEETVGGILHWGRENGPDLEFFREEIRKVYGRPPRVLDPFAGGGAIPLEAMRLGCEATAIDINPVAWFILKCTLEYPQRLAGQTRPLPKFALESPEFMAEYLKQTGRAKKGRGRRDEGQQAQMLEPPEADLAWHVRAWGHWVLQRARADLERFYPTVEGKPTVAYLWARTVTCKNCRATLPLLKTLWLCRKEKKRVRLKLVPRTDRSGVDFEVVEEPRVGGNGAQQRAHDRRVGRGTMSRSGAWCPVCGGPGTVAMTMEDIRAEGMNGNLGAQMTAVVVDAAKGKEYRLPANEELRAAEEATGCVESTFQDVPFGLPTEPLPTKEALGFRVPLYGFDQWYKLFTPRQLVALGTFVKHTRAARDAMRAEGYPPEWVEAVGAYLGIGVDKLADRSSALCRWDVGYTKVNSTFTRFALPILWDFCEGNPLSDTTGNYLSCLEWVAECAAHCSSAAMRKPAPTPLACSASTSPEVGCFDVVVTDPPYYDAIPYSDLMDFFYVWLRRALYGLSPQTDSALQDALGPKWNHSQNDGELIDDASRFGGDARQSKAAYEDGMFRAFRACQEVLEPNGKMVIVFANKQPEAWETLVSSMIRAGFVVNGSWPIQTEMSNRSRAHGSAALASSVWLVCRKRPETARPGWDTQVLEEMRTNIYQRLRDFWDAGIRGPDFVWSATGPALEAYSKHPVVKKADEPNAVLTVSEFLHHVRRIVVDYVVGRVLSRDGESEEAASLDNPTIYYLLHRHDFGFAEAPVGACILYAQSCSLRDRDLADRYDLVAFTSGSATEDEEEEDEEGDEEPEERGSGSKVRLKRWDQRRGKSLGLDAEGRPAPLIDQVHRIMRLWREGDVQKVDAYIEDRGLRGNALFPRLLQALVELARKDNQPEERALLEAVMNHVAARGAHPQMRLNLEGSREGGG